Genomic segment of Mucilaginibacter sabulilitoris:
CCTGTTGCCGGTTTCTACAAAAATCAGGAAAAGTTTAAAAGCATAAATGGTATAGGCTCAATTGACCAGATATATGGTGCTATTGATTCTGTTATCGAAGCATACTAACAGATTTCGGATTTGGGATTTTGGATTTTGGAATTGAGATTTTGGATTTTCAAGGATTCAAAATCAAAAAAATCCGAAATCGAATATCCGAAATCTCAAATCAAAGATAATGTCGCAGGGTTCCAATTTTGTTGATTATGTGAAAATCTGTTGCCGCTCGGGCCACGGAGGGGCTGGCTCTGCTCATTTACATCGTGATAAGTTTACAGCCAAAGGAGGCCCGGATGGGGGTGACGGCGGTCGCGGAGGGCACGTTATTGTAAAAGGTAATGCGCAATTATGGACACTGCTGCACCTTAAATTCCGTAAACACGTTATAGCTGGCGACGGAGAGTCGGGCGGAAGCTCACAAAAATCCGGCAAAACCGGCAGGGACGAAATACTGGAAGTGCCGCTGGGCACGATAGCCAAAAATGCCGAAACAGGAGAAATACTGTTTGAAATTACAACCGACGGCGAAACCAAGATATTAACCGATGGTGGCCGTGGCGGCCTGGGTAACTGGCATTTTAAAACGCCAACGCTGCAAACCCCCCGTTTTTCGCAACCAGGCGAAGATGGCAAGGAAGAATGGAACGTATTGGAACTGAAAATACTGGCCGATGTAGGCTTGGTAGGTTTCCCCAATGCTGGCAAATCAACCCTGCTTTCGGTTGTATCAGCAGCCAAGCCCGAGATAGCCGATTACGCTTTTACCACCATAGTACCAAACCTGGGTATTGTATCATATCGTAATAACCGCTCATTTGTAATGGCCGATATTCCCGGAATCATCGAGGGCGCATCACAAGGTAAGGGTTTAGGTTTCAGGTTTTTGAGGCATATTGAACGCAATTCAGTATTACTGTTCATGATACCTGCTGACACCACACGGACCATAAAACAGGAATACGATATATTGCTGAACGAACTGCAGCAATACAACCCGGAGCTGGTTCATAAACCACGGGTTTTGGCGGTCACCAAATCTGATATGCTTGACGATGAGCTGCAGGCCGAAATGAAAAAAGAACTGCCCGGGGGCATACCTGCTATATTCATATCTTCGGTGGCCCAAAAAAATATCGACGGCCTGAAAGATATGCTCTGGACCGAGATCAATAAATAAGCCGCTTTTTGTAATGCCTGCGTAGTATTAGGCATTCTAAATGATCTGTATCATAATTTACCCAACATCTTCATTAACTTTGAGTGTTTTAAAAACATATAATGAAGATTGCAATAAATGGATTTGGCCGTATAGGGCGCATTTTTTTAAGGAATATTTTAGCTAAACCCGGCATACAGGTTGTTGCCATCAATGACCTTACAGATACTCAAACGCTTGCTCATTTATTTAAATATGATTCCGTTCACCGCGGATTTAAGGGCTCTGTGACCTTTGACACTGATAGTCTTTTTATAAACGATCAGCAAATTAGGGTACTTGCCGAACGCGATCCAAAGTTATTACCCTGGAAAGCCATGGATATTGACCTTGTTATCGAATCGACCGGGAAATTCACTTCGAGGCAAGGTGCTGAATTGCACTTGACAGCCGGCGCCAAACAGGTAATCATTTCGGCTCCATCAACAGATAAAAGTGTTCCAACGGTGGTATTGGCCGTTAACGATGGCGAAGTTGATCTGCTTTCGCCCATATTATCAAATGCATCATGTACTACCAACAATGTGGCTGCCATGGTCAAGATCCTTGATGATAACTGGGGTATTATTGACGGATATATCACCACTGTGCACTCCATGACCGGCGACCAAAGCCTGCATGATGCCCCGCATAAAGACC
This window contains:
- the gap gene encoding type I glyceraldehyde-3-phosphate dehydrogenase; amino-acid sequence: MKIAINGFGRIGRIFLRNILAKPGIQVVAINDLTDTQTLAHLFKYDSVHRGFKGSVTFDTDSLFINDQQIRVLAERDPKLLPWKAMDIDLVIESTGKFTSRQGAELHLTAGAKQVIISAPSTDKSVPTVVLAVNDGEVDLLSPILSNASCTTNNVAAMVKILDDNWGIIDGYITTVHSMTGDQSLHDAPHKDLRRARAASASIIPTTTGAAKAITAIFPHLDGMLGGAGIRVPVLNGSLTDFTCSLKKLPTIQEINLAFKQAADGPMKNVLEYTEDPIVSTDILDNPHSCIFDAQLTSIVGGLVKVVGWYDNEMGYSSRLADLVEKIARLKN
- the obgE gene encoding GTPase ObgE; amino-acid sequence: MSQGSNFVDYVKICCRSGHGGAGSAHLHRDKFTAKGGPDGGDGGRGGHVIVKGNAQLWTLLHLKFRKHVIAGDGESGGSSQKSGKTGRDEILEVPLGTIAKNAETGEILFEITTDGETKILTDGGRGGLGNWHFKTPTLQTPRFSQPGEDGKEEWNVLELKILADVGLVGFPNAGKSTLLSVVSAAKPEIADYAFTTIVPNLGIVSYRNNRSFVMADIPGIIEGASQGKGLGFRFLRHIERNSVLLFMIPADTTRTIKQEYDILLNELQQYNPELVHKPRVLAVTKSDMLDDELQAEMKKELPGGIPAIFISSVAQKNIDGLKDMLWTEINK